In Acidimicrobiia bacterium, a single genomic region encodes these proteins:
- a CDS encoding ATP-binding cassette domain-containing protein — MSHPIEVEGLVRRFGDIVAVAGVDLEVKQGEIFGFLGPNGAGKTTVVRMLTTLLRPSAGVARVAGHDVVSAAGAVRRSIGVALQDAAIDPLMTGRELVRLQAVLHGISRTEADRRGDVLLDRVGLSLASQRRVGTYSGGMRRRLDLALALVHEPSVLFLDEPTTGLDPTSRRALWDEVRRLNQEGTTVFLTTQYLEEADVLAGRIAIIDDGRIVREGDPKVLKEAVGDYRLQVTVASHQLPVARQALAAFGDPRPSHETAVAIGLRAGPTTVSAALRALEDAGVPVEQVELDAPSLDDVFAEATGRRLEGASIPDEGVPE; from the coding sequence GTGAGTCATCCGATTGAAGTGGAGGGCTTGGTGCGGCGCTTCGGCGACATCGTGGCGGTGGCCGGAGTGGATCTGGAGGTGAAGCAGGGAGAGATTTTCGGCTTCCTCGGGCCCAATGGGGCCGGCAAGACCACCGTGGTGCGCATGCTTACGACCCTGCTGCGTCCCAGCGCGGGCGTGGCTCGGGTGGCCGGCCACGACGTGGTGTCGGCGGCGGGTGCCGTGCGCCGCTCGATCGGGGTGGCCCTGCAGGATGCCGCCATTGATCCACTCATGACGGGGCGCGAACTGGTGCGACTCCAGGCGGTGTTGCACGGGATCAGCCGCACCGAAGCTGACCGACGGGGGGATGTGCTTCTCGACCGAGTGGGTCTCTCGCTGGCGTCCCAGCGGCGGGTGGGTACCTATTCCGGTGGTATGCGGCGTCGGTTGGATCTGGCTCTCGCTCTCGTGCACGAACCCAGCGTGTTGTTCCTCGACGAGCCCACCACCGGCCTCGATCCGACCAGTCGGAGGGCCTTGTGGGACGAGGTGCGCCGGTTGAACCAAGAGGGAACCACGGTGTTCCTCACCACGCAGTACCTCGAGGAGGCTGATGTATTGGCCGGGCGTATCGCCATTATCGACGACGGCCGCATCGTGCGCGAGGGCGATCCGAAGGTGCTCAAAGAAGCCGTGGGTGACTACCGCCTCCAGGTGACGGTGGCGTCTCATCAACTACCGGTGGCGCGTCAGGCCTTGGCTGCCTTCGGCGACCCTCGTCCCAGCCATGAAACCGCCGTGGCGATTGGCCTACGCGCCGGGCCGACGACGGTTTCGGCGGCTTTGCGGGCTCTTGAAGATGCCGGGGTTCCGGTAGAGCAGGTGGAACTCGATGCCCCGAGCCTCGACGACGTGTTTGCCGAGGCCACGGGCCGTCGTCTCGAAGGCGCCAGCATTCCCGACGAAGGCGTGCCGGAGTAG
- a CDS encoding septum formation initiator family protein — protein MSRRRATPAKPVTPRRSWRRSGRMLGLVSGAVVVLALLVLVVLPTPTYLAQRRNIRETEQRLTVLRHQNQAYEDRVERLQSAEEIERLAREQYNLVLPGEEAYAVLAAPLPPLEFPSLWPFGPMLSAPAPAEPPPS, from the coding sequence ATGTCGCGTCGTCGCGCTACTCCCGCCAAGCCGGTCACCCCCCGCCGTTCGTGGCGGCGCTCCGGGCGGATGCTGGGGCTGGTGAGCGGGGCCGTCGTGGTGCTGGCGTTGCTGGTGCTGGTGGTGTTGCCTACGCCGACCTATCTGGCCCAGCGACGGAACATCCGTGAAACCGAGCAGCGTCTTACGGTGCTTCGTCATCAGAACCAGGCCTATGAGGATCGCGTCGAGCGCCTGCAGTCGGCCGAGGAGATCGAGCGGCTTGCTCGGGAGCAATACAACCTGGTGCTGCCGGGGGAGGAGGCCTACGCCGTGCTGGCGGCCCCGCTGCCCCCGCTGGAGTTTCCCTCGCTGTGGCCCTTCGGCCCGATGTTGAGCGCGCCGGCCCCGGCGGAGCCTCCGCCGAGTTGA
- a CDS encoding phosphopyruvate hydratase gives MSSIEHVHGREVLDSRGNPTVEVEVFLASGATGRAMVPSGASTGQFEAVELRDGGERFGGKGVLRAVAHVNDTIGGALEGFEALDQRAVDLLLIDLDGSANKANLGANAMLGVSLAVAHAAAEEVGLPLWRYVGGADAHLLPVPMMNVLNGGVHADNTVDFQEFMIMPIGAASFSEGLRWGVETYHTLRALLHDRGLSTAVGDEGGFAPDLASSEEALRFLVEAIEQAGFMAGEQIAIALDPASSEFFVDGAYQLVGEGRTLTPAEMVDEYARLCAAYPIVSIEDGMAEEDWEGWASITKRLSSAVQLVGDDLFVTNVERLERGIDAGVANSILIKVNQIGTLTETLETMRMATRASYTSVMSHRSGETEDVTIADLAVATNCGQIKTGAPARSDRVAKYNQLLRIEAELGETAAYGGASVLAQGIGPE, from the coding sequence ATGTCTTCCATCGAACACGTCCACGGTCGCGAGGTTCTCGATTCGCGTGGCAATCCCACCGTGGAGGTGGAGGTCTTTCTCGCTTCGGGAGCGACGGGCCGCGCCATGGTTCCCTCCGGGGCTTCCACCGGGCAGTTCGAAGCCGTGGAACTCCGCGACGGCGGGGAGCGCTTTGGCGGTAAGGGCGTGCTGCGGGCCGTGGCTCATGTGAACGACACCATCGGCGGGGCCCTCGAGGGTTTCGAGGCTCTGGATCAGCGCGCCGTGGACCTGTTGCTCATCGATCTTGACGGTTCGGCCAATAAGGCCAACCTCGGGGCCAACGCCATGCTCGGCGTCAGTTTGGCGGTGGCCCATGCGGCCGCCGAGGAGGTGGGGCTGCCGCTGTGGCGCTACGTGGGGGGTGCCGATGCCCACCTGCTGCCGGTGCCGATGATGAACGTCCTCAACGGGGGAGTGCACGCCGACAACACCGTGGACTTTCAGGAGTTCATGATCATGCCCATCGGTGCCGCCAGTTTTTCCGAGGGATTGCGGTGGGGCGTGGAGACCTATCACACGCTCCGGGCCTTGCTGCACGATCGCGGCCTGTCCACCGCGGTGGGCGATGAAGGCGGGTTCGCCCCCGATCTCGCCAGTAGCGAGGAGGCGCTGCGCTTCCTGGTGGAGGCCATCGAGCAGGCGGGCTTCATGGCCGGTGAGCAGATCGCCATCGCCCTCGACCCTGCCTCCTCGGAGTTTTTCGTGGACGGTGCCTACCAACTGGTGGGAGAAGGCCGCACGCTCACGCCCGCCGAAATGGTGGACGAGTACGCCCGCCTGTGCGCCGCCTATCCGATCGTGTCGATCGAAGATGGCATGGCGGAAGAGGATTGGGAGGGCTGGGCGAGCATCACGAAACGGCTGTCCTCTGCGGTGCAACTGGTGGGTGATGACCTCTTCGTTACCAATGTCGAACGACTGGAGCGCGGTATCGACGCCGGGGTGGCCAACTCGATTCTCATCAAGGTCAACCAGATCGGCACCCTCACCGAGACCCTCGAAACAATGCGGATGGCCACTCGCGCCAGCTACACCTCGGTGATGTCGCATCGGTCCGGGGAGACCGAGGACGTGACCATCGCCGATCTCGCCGTGGCCACCAACTGCGGCCAGATCAAGACAGGGGCACCGGCGCGTTCGGACCGAGTGGCGAAGTACAACCAGTTGTTGCGCATCGAGGCCGAGTTGGGGGAGACCGCCGCCTATGGAGGGGCCAGCGTGTTGGCCCAGGGCATCGGCCCAGAGTGA
- the mfd gene encoding transcription-repair coupling factor yields MLLRDLPALLRDEPGLASVLGRSSALLAVPEPARALAIAGLATQSARRPIVVATPTRGDADRLANDLRAYLGHDAVDTFPAWETLPFERVSPSVETMGRRLRTMWRLRDAERAPRVVVASVRALVQRLGPQVEDTEPLVVRRGEQRDRDDLVRALVDAGYHREAVVEHRGEVAVRGSIIDVFPSTADRPARIDLWGDEVERLTEFSVSDQRSTEDLDHLEVFACRELLPTTEVRARAEALIATDPWGREQWERLAQGQRFDGMESWLPWLADGEHVLFDLVGSGALVLLLEPRRMRDRAADLLAEEADLAGTLAKTWGATEAGGEHGLARLYLPFDRLLTHTDAPVWTVTTAAERPDVATVTAMGIDAIAGDPGRVVRQLAGLAADGYRIVVAAEGEGSAGRLATLLSEHGLVPSIDISPLERGCILPAIKVAVVTEHDLTGRRRAHRKVRPPRRDAQGFFDDLKAGDHVVHHQHGVARYSGMVKRAIGGVERDYLLLEYRGDDKLYVPSDQIDAVRHYTGGDSPALSRLGGDGWQRAKARVRSVVSEIAQELVVLYQKRISAPGHAFAPDSPWQRELEDDFPFQETPDQLTAIGDVKADMEAEYPMDRLVCGDVGFGKTEVAIRAAFKAVQDGKQVAVLVPTTLLAQQHHATFADRFAGYPVRVEVLSRFLTAAQAKAVARAVHSGEVDVVIGTHRLLSEDIKFKDLGLLVVDEEQRFGVSHKEQIKQLKIGVDVLTLTATPIPRTLEMSLTGIRDLTLLHTPPADRMPILTFVGEYDDRAVAEAIRRELLREGQVFYVHNRVQDIERTAEHVRDLVPEARVAIAHGQMDEGTLEQLVLAFSEGDYDVLVCTTIIESGIDMPTVNTLVVDRADLLGLGQMHQLRGRVGRSGQRAYAYLFLPADRVLSEAAYERLKTIGEATELGSGFKIAMRDLEIRGAGNLLGVGQSGHIAAVGYDLYCQMVSEAVAELKGEPVREPAEIKLDLPLAANLPRDYVQKEELRLEAYRRLAAVTTDSEVADIRAEWEDRYGPLPLEAEQLLAVARLRAEASRTGLREVTVVKPSGYGGQPYTARLSPLPLKTSQQIRLARLHPRAIYKEAEQLLIVPVPQQLHPADALVDLLRQLDPVPILT; encoded by the coding sequence ATGTTGCTGCGCGATCTCCCGGCCTTGCTGCGCGATGAGCCGGGCTTGGCATCGGTTCTCGGCCGGTCATCGGCCCTGCTGGCCGTCCCCGAACCGGCGCGCGCGTTGGCGATCGCGGGCCTGGCTACGCAGTCGGCTCGCCGTCCGATCGTGGTGGCCACGCCCACCCGCGGTGATGCAGATCGCTTGGCTAACGACTTGCGGGCCTACCTCGGCCACGATGCGGTGGACACGTTTCCGGCCTGGGAGACGCTCCCCTTCGAGCGCGTATCACCCTCGGTGGAGACCATGGGCCGCCGCCTGCGCACCATGTGGCGTCTACGGGATGCCGAACGCGCCCCGCGCGTGGTGGTGGCGTCGGTGCGGGCCCTCGTGCAGCGCCTCGGCCCGCAGGTGGAAGACACGGAGCCTTTGGTGGTGCGGCGGGGGGAACAGCGCGACCGCGACGACCTGGTACGGGCCCTGGTGGACGCGGGCTATCACCGGGAGGCGGTGGTGGAGCACCGCGGCGAGGTGGCGGTGCGGGGGTCCATCATCGACGTCTTCCCCTCTACCGCCGACCGCCCGGCGCGCATCGACCTGTGGGGCGATGAAGTGGAGCGTCTCACCGAGTTCTCCGTGAGCGACCAACGCTCCACCGAGGACCTGGACCACCTGGAAGTGTTCGCCTGCCGGGAGCTCCTACCCACCACCGAGGTGCGCGCCCGCGCTGAGGCGTTGATCGCCACCGATCCCTGGGGGCGCGAGCAGTGGGAGCGTCTTGCTCAGGGTCAGCGGTTCGACGGCATGGAGTCATGGTTGCCTTGGCTCGCCGATGGCGAACACGTGCTCTTCGACCTGGTGGGTTCCGGGGCCCTGGTGTTGCTGTTGGAGCCGCGGCGCATGCGCGACCGGGCCGCGGATCTCCTGGCCGAGGAAGCCGATCTCGCCGGCACGCTGGCGAAGACATGGGGGGCGACCGAGGCCGGCGGGGAGCATGGCTTGGCGCGCTTATATTTGCCCTTTGATCGGTTACTCACCCACACCGATGCCCCGGTATGGACGGTGACCACCGCCGCGGAGCGCCCCGATGTAGCCACCGTCACCGCCATGGGTATCGATGCCATCGCCGGCGATCCCGGGCGGGTTGTGCGGCAGTTGGCGGGCCTGGCTGCCGATGGCTACCGCATCGTGGTGGCCGCCGAGGGGGAGGGCTCGGCGGGGCGCCTGGCCACGTTGTTGTCCGAACACGGCCTGGTGCCCTCCATCGACATCAGCCCGCTTGAGCGCGGCTGCATTCTGCCGGCCATCAAAGTGGCGGTGGTGACTGAACACGACCTCACTGGCCGTCGCCGCGCTCACCGGAAGGTGCGACCGCCGCGTCGCGATGCCCAGGGCTTCTTCGACGATCTGAAGGCGGGGGATCACGTGGTGCACCATCAGCACGGCGTGGCCCGGTACTCCGGCATGGTGAAACGGGCGATCGGGGGAGTGGAGCGCGATTACCTCCTTCTCGAGTACCGCGGTGACGACAAACTCTATGTGCCGTCGGATCAAATCGATGCCGTGCGCCACTACACCGGCGGCGACTCCCCGGCGCTGTCGCGCCTCGGCGGGGACGGTTGGCAACGGGCCAAGGCCCGGGTGCGTTCGGTGGTGTCGGAGATCGCCCAAGAGTTGGTGGTGCTCTACCAGAAGCGCATCAGCGCTCCCGGCCACGCCTTCGCCCCAGACTCACCCTGGCAGCGCGAACTGGAGGATGACTTTCCCTTCCAGGAGACCCCCGACCAGCTCACCGCCATCGGAGATGTGAAGGCCGACATGGAGGCCGAGTACCCCATGGATCGCCTCGTGTGCGGCGACGTGGGGTTCGGCAAAACCGAGGTGGCCATTCGGGCGGCTTTCAAAGCCGTGCAAGACGGCAAGCAGGTGGCGGTGTTGGTGCCCACCACGCTGCTGGCCCAACAGCACCACGCCACTTTCGCCGACCGCTTCGCCGGCTATCCGGTGCGGGTGGAGGTGCTGTCGCGTTTCCTGACGGCGGCACAGGCCAAAGCGGTAGCCCGAGCGGTGCACAGCGGCGAGGTGGATGTGGTGATCGGCACCCATCGACTGCTCTCCGAGGACATCAAGTTCAAGGACCTGGGACTGCTGGTGGTGGACGAAGAGCAGCGTTTCGGGGTGAGTCACAAGGAGCAGATCAAACAACTCAAGATCGGCGTGGATGTGCTCACCCTCACGGCCACTCCGATTCCGCGTACCCTGGAGATGAGCCTCACCGGTATCCGGGACCTCACCTTGTTGCATACGCCACCGGCGGACCGCATGCCGATCCTTACCTTCGTGGGGGAGTACGACGACCGCGCCGTGGCGGAGGCCATCCGGCGAGAGTTATTGCGTGAGGGACAGGTGTTCTACGTGCATAACCGGGTGCAGGACATTGAGCGCACCGCCGAGCACGTGCGCGACCTCGTGCCGGAGGCTCGTGTGGCCATTGCTCACGGGCAGATGGACGAAGGCACCCTTGAACAACTCGTGCTGGCGTTTTCCGAGGGGGATTACGACGTGCTCGTGTGCACCACCATCATCGAGAGCGGTATCGACATGCCCACGGTGAACACGCTGGTGGTGGATCGGGCCGATCTGCTCGGACTGGGCCAGATGCATCAACTCCGCGGCCGGGTGGGACGCTCTGGACAACGGGCCTACGCCTATTTGTTTCTCCCGGCTGATCGGGTCCTCAGCGAGGCTGCCTACGAACGCCTCAAGACGATCGGCGAGGCCACCGAGTTGGGCTCGGGCTTCAAGATCGCCATGCGCGATCTTGAGATACGCGGGGCCGGTAATCTCCTGGGGGTGGGCCAGTCGGGCCACATCGCCGCCGTGGGTTACGACCTCTACTGCCAGATGGTTAGCGAGGCCGTGGCGGAGCTGAAGGGCGAGCCGGTGAGGGAACCAGCCGAGATCAAGTTGGATCTGCCCCTGGCCGCCAACTTGCCCCGTGACTACGTGCAGAAGGAAGAACTGCGCCTTGAGGCCTATCGACGCCTGGCAGCGGTTACCACCGATTCCGAAGTGGCCGACATTCGGGCCGAATGGGAGGACCGCTATGGCCCGTTGCCTCTCGAGGCCGAACAACTCCTCGCCGTGGCGCGCCTGCGTGCCGAGGCGTCCCGTACCGGCCTGCGGGAGGTCACCGTGGTCAAGCCCTCGGGCTACGGCGGGCAGCCCTACACGGCCCGGCTGTCGCCGCTGCCACTCAAGACCAGTCAGCAGATCCGCTTGGCCCGCCTCCATCCTCGGGCCATCTACAAAGAGGCGGAGCAACTCCTCATCGTGCCGGTGCCCCAGCAACTTCATCCGGCCGATGCTCTGGTGGATCTGTTGCGCCAACTGGACCCGGTTCCCATACTGACCTGA
- a CDS encoding NAD-dependent epimerase/dehydratase family protein has product MKVVVTGGAGFIGANLCRQLLLTDGVSEVVALDDLSTGVAANLAGTAAALVVGDLVDPVVLDEVLPGAAAVVHLGALPSVPRSLEDPLASHHANATGTLQVLEAVRRHGVGQIVVASSSSVYGNNPALPKTEDLVTMPSSPYAVSKLATEAYALSHAACFGFGAVAFRFFNVFGPLQAAGHAYAAVVPAFVSAALAGEPVVVHGDGGQTRDFTYVSSVCEVLGAVVRDRLVSDRPVNLAFGGRASLLEVLDVLERILGHPIERIHTAARAGDVRDSQADQTVLRALVAGTDPVIEPVALEAGLRHTVDWFRTGPSG; this is encoded by the coding sequence GTGAAGGTCGTCGTGACGGGAGGGGCTGGGTTCATCGGGGCCAATCTGTGCCGTCAACTGCTCCTCACTGATGGGGTGTCGGAGGTCGTTGCCCTCGACGACCTCTCCACGGGGGTGGCCGCCAACCTGGCGGGAACCGCCGCGGCGCTGGTGGTCGGCGACCTCGTAGACCCCGTCGTGCTTGATGAGGTGTTGCCGGGCGCCGCCGCCGTGGTGCACCTCGGGGCATTGCCATCGGTGCCGCGATCGCTCGAGGATCCGCTGGCCTCGCACCACGCCAATGCCACTGGCACCCTGCAGGTACTTGAGGCCGTCCGCCGTCACGGGGTGGGTCAGATCGTGGTGGCGTCGTCGTCGTCGGTCTACGGCAACAACCCTGCCCTGCCCAAGACCGAAGATCTCGTGACCATGCCGTCCTCGCCCTACGCCGTATCCAAACTCGCTACCGAGGCCTACGCGCTCTCCCATGCGGCTTGCTTCGGTTTCGGTGCGGTGGCCTTCCGGTTCTTCAACGTATTCGGGCCACTCCAGGCCGCGGGTCACGCCTACGCCGCGGTGGTGCCAGCCTTCGTGTCGGCCGCGCTGGCCGGGGAACCGGTGGTGGTGCACGGTGACGGCGGCCAGACTCGCGACTTCACCTACGTCAGCTCGGTGTGCGAGGTGCTCGGCGCGGTGGTGCGCGATCGTCTGGTGAGCGACCGCCCGGTGAACCTCGCCTTCGGAGGTCGGGCCAGCCTGCTCGAGGTGCTTGACGTTCTCGAACGGATCCTCGGCCACCCCATCGAGCGCATCCATACTGCCGCGCGCGCGGGTGATGTACGGGATAGTCAAGCCGACCAAACCGTTCTGCGCGCACTGGTGGCCGGCACTGATCCGGTGATCGAACCGGTGGCTCTGGAAGCAGGCCTTCGCCACACCGTGGACTGGTTCCGTACCGGTCCGTCGGGCTGA
- a CDS encoding aminotransferase class I/II-fold pyridoxal phosphate-dependent enzyme, with protein MSRIFLSPPEAGPAERQRVLAAMDSGWLAPAGPDLAAFEQEVAQVVARRYAVALSSGTAALHLALLVHGVGPGDHVLVSDLTFAASVNAIRYVGATPVLIDSDPDTWNISPGLLAEELEARRAAPPAAAILVDLYGQAVDHHAIAPHLAAHGVVHLSDAAESLGATYDGAPAASFGETAALSFNGNKIITTTGGGALVTNDATVAERVRHLSTQAREPMVHYEHVEVGYNYRLSNLLAAFGRAQLADLDRRVQCRRAIFDRYVAALGTLAGIGFMPEAATGRTNRWLTCMTIDSTVAGCTPAAVREHLETLDIEARPTWKPMHLQPVFAQCPARLDGTSARLFASGLCLPSGSSLTPSDQDRVIQGILDVMEAHS; from the coding sequence GTGTCACGGATTTTCCTCTCGCCCCCCGAGGCGGGCCCCGCCGAACGCCAGCGGGTGCTCGCCGCCATGGACTCAGGCTGGTTGGCGCCCGCCGGGCCGGACCTGGCGGCCTTCGAACAGGAGGTGGCCCAGGTGGTGGCCCGGCGCTACGCCGTGGCGCTGAGCAGCGGCACGGCGGCCTTGCATCTGGCCTTGCTCGTTCACGGCGTGGGGCCCGGTGACCACGTGCTGGTATCGGATCTCACCTTCGCCGCCTCGGTGAACGCAATCCGCTACGTCGGGGCCACCCCGGTACTCATCGACAGTGATCCCGATACCTGGAACATCTCGCCGGGGCTGCTCGCCGAAGAACTCGAGGCCCGCCGGGCGGCCCCGCCCGCGGCGGCCATTCTGGTGGACCTCTACGGACAGGCGGTCGATCATCACGCCATCGCCCCGCACCTCGCCGCCCACGGTGTGGTGCACCTCTCCGATGCCGCCGAGAGCCTGGGGGCCACCTATGACGGTGCGCCGGCTGCCTCGTTCGGGGAGACGGCGGCGCTGTCGTTCAACGGCAACAAGATCATCACGACCACCGGTGGGGGAGCGCTCGTGACGAACGACGCGACGGTGGCCGAGCGGGTGCGACATCTCTCCACCCAGGCTCGCGAGCCGATGGTTCATTACGAGCATGTGGAGGTGGGCTACAACTACCGCCTTTCGAACCTTCTGGCCGCGTTCGGGCGGGCACAACTCGCCGATCTCGACCGAAGGGTTCAGTGCCGCCGGGCCATCTTCGACCGCTACGTCGCCGCCCTCGGGACGCTGGCGGGCATCGGGTTCATGCCCGAGGCGGCCACCGGTCGCACGAACCGCTGGCTCACCTGCATGACCATCGATTCCACGGTGGCCGGCTGCACCCCCGCTGCGGTGCGGGAACATCTCGAAACCCTCGACATCGAGGCCCGTCCCACCTGGAAGCCGATGCACCTCCAACCGGTGTTCGCCCAGTGTCCGGCCCGGCTCGATGGCACCTCGGCTCGGCTGTTCGCATCCGGTCTCTGCTTACCGAGCGGCTCTTCGCTCACCCCCTCGGACCAGGATCGAGTGATTCAGGGCATCCTGGACGTCATGGAGGCCCACTCGTGA
- a CDS encoding polysaccharide biosynthesis protein: protein MAMWLAIWVRYDFNVGRIGTAGVWLAIALTVSIQVVVGLWQGLYMGRWRLGSFEEIEALLKTVLLAVGALLLVDIPTRWVPISVPVAAVFIALVAMAAVRYGWRVLIDRGRRPSGIGAARVLVFGAGEGADQVITAMLRDPSSPYLPVGILDDDPRKSQLRIRSVRVRGTKVDLATVAADLRADVLLIAIPSASGPLVRELAALGTAAGLRVMAVPAMNSRFDDNIGVEDIRPLTTTDLLGRREIDTDIDGIAKYLTGRRVLVTGAGGSIGSELCRQVHRFGPSALVMLDRDESGLHAVQMSIDGRALLDSRDLVVADIRDAERMAEVFQEHRPEVVFHAAALKHLPLCEMHPSEAVKTNVWGTSTLLDLAMHHDVDTFVNISTDKACDPVSVLGATKRVAERLTAAAAGTARGDYISVRFGNVLGSRGSVLGAFRAQIAMGGPITVTDPEVTRYFMTVEEAVQLVIQAGAIGEQGGAMVLDMGEPVRIVDVAQRLIAEADRRIEIVYTGLRPGEKLHEVLEGIQEHPRPSAHPLIAIVKVPPLAATAVVGLTSSSSEVLLKDLLRNMDQPPVTAPQD, encoded by the coding sequence ATGGCGATGTGGTTAGCGATCTGGGTGCGCTACGACTTCAATGTTGGCCGCATCGGCACCGCTGGGGTGTGGTTGGCCATCGCCCTGACCGTGTCGATCCAGGTAGTCGTAGGGCTCTGGCAGGGGCTCTACATGGGTCGGTGGCGCCTGGGTTCTTTCGAGGAGATCGAGGCCCTCCTGAAAACGGTTCTGCTGGCGGTCGGTGCCCTCCTGCTCGTCGATATTCCCACCCGTTGGGTGCCTATCAGCGTGCCCGTGGCAGCCGTGTTCATCGCGCTGGTGGCCATGGCTGCCGTGCGTTACGGATGGCGCGTGCTGATCGATCGTGGTCGGCGGCCCAGCGGCATCGGAGCGGCGAGGGTCCTCGTGTTCGGGGCCGGCGAGGGGGCCGATCAGGTCATCACCGCCATGCTGCGAGACCCCTCGAGCCCCTATCTGCCGGTGGGGATTCTCGACGACGACCCCCGCAAGTCGCAGTTGCGAATCCGGTCGGTGCGTGTGCGCGGTACCAAAGTCGACCTCGCCACCGTGGCCGCCGATCTCCGGGCCGACGTGTTGCTCATCGCCATCCCCTCCGCCAGCGGTCCGCTCGTACGGGAACTGGCCGCCCTTGGTACCGCCGCCGGGTTGCGGGTGATGGCGGTGCCCGCCATGAACAGCCGCTTCGACGACAACATCGGCGTGGAGGACATTCGTCCCCTCACCACCACCGACCTTTTGGGCCGACGAGAGATCGACACCGACATCGACGGCATTGCCAAGTACCTCACTGGACGCCGCGTGCTCGTCACCGGTGCCGGCGGGTCCATCGGGTCGGAGCTCTGCCGCCAGGTACACCGCTTCGGGCCATCGGCACTGGTGATGCTCGACCGTGACGAGAGTGGCTTGCATGCCGTGCAGATGTCGATCGACGGTCGGGCCCTGCTCGACAGTCGCGACCTCGTCGTGGCCGACATCCGTGACGCCGAACGCATGGCCGAAGTGTTCCAGGAACACCGCCCCGAGGTGGTGTTCCACGCGGCGGCCCTCAAGCACCTGCCGCTGTGCGAAATGCACCCCAGCGAGGCGGTGAAGACCAACGTGTGGGGTACCTCCACCCTGCTGGACCTCGCCATGCATCACGACGTGGACACGTTCGTGAACATCTCTACCGACAAGGCCTGCGATCCCGTCAGCGTGCTGGGCGCCACCAAGCGCGTGGCGGAGCGCCTCACCGCCGCCGCCGCCGGAACCGCACGCGGCGATTACATCTCGGTGCGCTTCGGGAACGTACTCGGCAGCCGTGGTTCAGTGCTCGGCGCCTTCCGAGCCCAGATCGCCATGGGGGGTCCGATCACCGTCACCGATCCTGAGGTGACCCGGTATTTCATGACGGTGGAAGAAGCCGTGCAACTCGTGATCCAGGCCGGGGCCATCGGCGAGCAGGGCGGGGCGATGGTGCTCGACATGGGCGAACCCGTGCGGATTGTGGACGTGGCGCAACGCCTAATCGCCGAAGCCGACCGTCGGATCGAGATCGTCTACACCGGTCTCCGCCCGGGCGAGAAACTCCACGAGGTCCTCGAGGGGATCCAGGAACATCCCCGGCCCTCGGCCCATCCGCTCATCGCCATCGTGAAGGTTCCTCCCCTAGCCGCCACCGCCGTGGTGGGCCTGACCTCCTCGAGTAGCGAGGTGCTCCTCAAGGATCTCCTCCGAAACATGGATCAACCCCCTGTGACCGCCCCCCAGGATTGA
- a CDS encoding UDP-glucose 4-epimerase, whose translation MSIVIVGAGGHGREVFDVVEACGGSCLGFVDDGSPDLEPLRRRGVSVLGNVGFLAELDALVLLGIGESATRRRVGDTLDAHRALLWSPALVHPLASTGSEVELGVGTVLCAGARLTTHITIGRHGYLGPNATLGHDAILEDYVTVLPGATVSGAVHLESGVSIGTGAHILPGVRVGEAAVVGAGAVVLADVAPGATVVGVPARPIR comes from the coding sequence ATGAGCATTGTGATCGTGGGGGCAGGCGGACATGGGCGCGAGGTCTTCGACGTGGTGGAGGCGTGCGGTGGCTCGTGTTTGGGCTTTGTGGATGACGGCTCCCCCGACCTCGAACCACTGCGGCGTCGCGGTGTGTCGGTACTCGGCAACGTGGGTTTCCTCGCGGAACTCGACGCGTTGGTGCTTCTGGGGATTGGGGAGAGCGCCACCCGCCGCCGGGTGGGCGACACCCTCGATGCCCACCGCGCCCTGCTTTGGTCCCCGGCGCTGGTGCACCCGTTGGCCTCCACTGGCAGCGAGGTGGAGTTAGGTGTGGGCACGGTGCTTTGTGCCGGGGCGCGTCTCACCACCCACATCACCATTGGTCGCCACGGCTACCTGGGGCCCAACGCCACGCTGGGCCACGATGCGATCCTGGAGGACTACGTCACGGTGTTGCCCGGGGCGACGGTGAGCGGTGCGGTCCATCTGGAGAGCGGGGTGTCTATCGGCACCGGCGCCCATATCCTGCCGGGCGTGCGAGTGGGCGAGGCGGCCGTGGTGGGTGCGGGAGCGGTGGTGCTAGCGGATGTGGCCCCGGGGGCCACGGTGGTGGGCGTACCGGCGCGGCCGATCCGTTGA